A stretch of the Bacillus sp. FJAT-18017 genome encodes the following:
- a CDS encoding putative polysaccharide biosynthesis protein yields the protein MSSKLIRGTFILTLGTMISKMLGLFYVIPFTRLVGLDGTALYQYSYIPYTIFISIATAGIPLAVSKFIAKYNALEEYAVGRRLFKSGLVVMLCTGILSFLILYFSAPLLAQGKTQPAEDIISVIRAVSFALIVVPFMSMIRGFFQGHQSMGPSAVSQVVEQVVRITFVLVGAYIILEFMGGDTVDAVRAATFAAFIGAIGSLFVLAWYWIKRKPGLDKLLEQDKGTVNISLKEMYKEILIYAAPFVLVGIANPLFQFIDQLTFENALVQAGVKAKDAGDAFSILNFQSHKLVIIPVSLATAFSLTLVPSVTKAFVEGDRKGLNFQLNQTFQVLLFLTLPAAAGLALLAEPFYTVFYGPMELGTEVLKMYAPVAILFALFSVTAAILQGINEQKWTILSLLTGLLIKLTFNIPLIKAFETDGAIAATALGYGAAIMINLIIIKKYSGYRFRLVLRRSLLIVIFGALMLAASAVTYRLLSNYLSPEVEWQSLILIAVTALVGGAVYFYLSIKTRLIYFLFGDKVDRLLGKLRIRV from the coding sequence ATGTCATCAAAGCTTATTAGAGGAACGTTTATCCTGACTCTTGGAACCATGATTTCCAAGATGCTCGGGTTATTTTATGTTATTCCGTTTACCAGGCTTGTTGGGTTGGACGGGACAGCTTTATACCAATATTCGTATATTCCTTATACAATTTTCATCAGTATTGCGACTGCAGGCATACCACTTGCTGTATCAAAATTCATAGCAAAATATAATGCCCTTGAAGAATATGCGGTTGGAAGAAGGCTTTTTAAATCTGGATTGGTCGTCATGCTATGTACTGGAATTCTTTCATTTCTCATTCTGTATTTTTCGGCTCCTCTTTTGGCACAGGGAAAAACACAGCCGGCAGAAGACATTATTTCAGTCATCCGGGCTGTCTCGTTTGCTTTGATTGTTGTTCCTTTTATGAGTATGATCCGTGGCTTTTTTCAGGGACATCAGTCAATGGGACCGTCTGCAGTCTCACAGGTTGTAGAACAGGTTGTCAGAATTACGTTTGTTTTAGTTGGGGCTTACATCATTTTGGAATTTATGGGCGGAGATACTGTAGACGCTGTTAGAGCAGCTACCTTTGCTGCCTTTATAGGGGCAATTGGCAGTCTGTTCGTGTTAGCCTGGTATTGGATTAAACGAAAACCCGGCCTGGATAAATTACTTGAACAAGATAAGGGTACAGTGAATATCTCTTTAAAAGAAATGTACAAGGAGATTCTGATATATGCAGCTCCGTTTGTACTTGTTGGGATAGCGAATCCGCTATTTCAATTTATTGATCAGCTTACGTTCGAGAATGCATTGGTTCAAGCTGGGGTGAAGGCTAAAGATGCCGGCGACGCATTTTCTATTTTGAATTTCCAATCCCACAAACTAGTTATTATACCAGTGTCGCTTGCGACTGCATTTTCGTTGACACTTGTACCTAGTGTTACAAAAGCATTTGTTGAGGGGGACAGAAAGGGTCTTAATTTTCAGCTGAACCAGACGTTCCAGGTGCTATTATTCCTGACGCTGCCTGCAGCCGCTGGACTTGCACTGCTTGCCGAGCCTTTTTATACCGTATTCTACGGTCCTATGGAACTTGGAACTGAGGTGCTGAAAATGTATGCACCGGTTGCGATTTTGTTTGCCTTATTCTCTGTAACGGCAGCGATTCTTCAAGGAATCAATGAGCAGAAATGGACTATCCTAAGCTTGCTGACAGGTTTGTTGATAAAGCTTACTTTCAATATCCCGCTTATTAAAGCATTCGAAACTGATGGTGCCATTGCGGCTACCGCTTTAGGCTACGGGGCGGCTATCATGATTAATTTAATCATTATTAAAAAATATTCAGGGTACCGGTTTAGGCTGGTGCTTCGCAGGAGTTTATTAATTGTTATTTTTGGAGCTCTCATGCTCGCAGCCTCAGCTGTCACATACCGGCTCTTATCGAACTACCTTTCACCAGAGGTTGAATGGCAGTCTCTAATTCTCATTGCTGTAACAGCACTTGTTGGCGGGGCTGTGTATTTCTACCTTTCCATAAAAACCCGCTTAATTTACTTCCTGTTTGGGGACAAGGTTGACAGGCTGCTGGGTAAACTGAGGATACGAGTCTAG
- a CDS encoding pseudouridine synthase, translating into MRIDKMLANLGYGSRKEVKQLLKSGTVKVNGTSIKDAKQHIDPEQDTVTVNGTEIEYREFVYLMMNKPPGVISATEDNRDETVIDLLELEEQVFEPFPVGRLDKDTEGLLLITNDGQLSHRLLSPKKHVPKTYFAVIEGEVTEEDVEAFSKGVTLEDGYHTKPGELKILKSGLMSDIELTITEGKFHQVKRMFQSVGKRVVYLKRISMGPLLLDETLELGEYRELTDEELESLMNYQPE; encoded by the coding sequence TTGCGAATAGATAAAATGCTCGCCAATCTTGGCTATGGAAGCAGAAAGGAAGTAAAGCAGCTTCTGAAAAGCGGCACCGTTAAAGTAAATGGAACTTCTATTAAAGATGCTAAACAGCATATTGACCCGGAACAAGACACAGTTACGGTGAATGGAACTGAAATAGAGTACAGGGAATTTGTTTATCTGATGATGAATAAACCACCGGGTGTAATATCAGCGACGGAAGACAACCGGGACGAAACAGTCATAGATTTGCTTGAGTTGGAAGAACAGGTATTTGAACCTTTCCCGGTTGGAAGGCTTGACAAGGATACCGAAGGGCTTTTATTAATTACAAATGACGGACAGTTATCCCATCGCTTGCTTTCACCAAAAAAACATGTTCCTAAAACATATTTTGCTGTTATAGAAGGCGAAGTAACAGAAGAGGATGTGGAGGCGTTCTCTAAGGGAGTTACCCTTGAAGATGGTTATCATACGAAGCCAGGTGAATTAAAAATCTTAAAATCTGGCTTAATGTCTGATATCGAGCTGACGATAACAGAGGGAAAGTTTCATCAGGTAAAGAGAATGTTCCAGTCTGTAGGGAAGCGTGTTGTCTACCTGAAACGAATTTCTATGGGCCCGCTTCTACTTGATGAAACGCTCGAACTCGGTGAATATCGGGAATTGACTGACGAGGAATTAGAAAGCCTGATGAATTATCAGCCTGAATAA
- a CDS encoding DeoR family transcriptional regulator — protein sequence MKPSTNRMLNRIKCIYMFISKNGTVSTQDLVEEFGITPRTIQRDLNVLAYNDLVKSTSRGKWTTTQKKVKMSS from the coding sequence TTGAAACCTTCGACTAACCGTATGTTGAACCGCATCAAGTGCATCTACATGTTCATCTCAAAGAATGGGACTGTATCAACCCAGGACCTTGTAGAGGAATTTGGCATCACTCCTCGTACCATTCAGCGTGACTTAAACGTCCTCGCCTACAACGACCTCGTTAAAAGCACGAGCCGGGGCAAATGGACAACCACCCAGAAAAAAGTAAAAATGTCCTCTTAA
- the pepV gene encoding dipeptidase PepV, with translation MEDVNWLEEVGKRKDTFIKDTQKLLQIQSVLDESNPTAEAPLGKGIKEALDFMLNMGEADGFLTKNTDNLAGHIELGEGKELVGILCHLDVVPEGDGWTSGPYDAEIRDGKLYARGVLDDKGPTMAAYYAMKIIKELGLPLKKRVRMILGTDEESDWRCVSRYFETEEMPGMGFAPDADFPIIYAEKGISDFDLVQTLSREEAEDAPQVEVLEFQAGLRYNMVPDFARASLHVHNGDTEIMQRFIEFMDQHGLGRELHVDAGTVVLEVKGVSVHGMEPENGKNAGLFLAEFLSSLTIDSQAKKYFTFVSDYFYKDSRGKNLGIAYSDDITGDMTINVGKLSYTKEKAGMLGLNLRYPVTAAMGEIKTKLESLVMERGFEISNFTDSKPHHVDENDFLIQTLKKVYEEQTGEPAELIAIGGGTYARSLKSGVAFGPLFPGRPDVAHQKDEYMFIEDLLKAAALYAQAIWELAKEE, from the coding sequence GTGGAAGATGTAAATTGGCTTGAAGAAGTTGGTAAGAGGAAGGATACTTTTATTAAAGATACACAGAAGCTCCTGCAGATACAAAGTGTATTGGATGAATCCAATCCTACAGCGGAAGCACCTCTGGGGAAGGGAATCAAAGAGGCCCTTGATTTTATGCTTAACATGGGAGAAGCTGATGGTTTTTTAACTAAAAACACAGATAATCTTGCGGGGCATATTGAGTTAGGGGAGGGCAAGGAGCTTGTTGGCATTCTGTGCCATCTCGATGTTGTTCCAGAAGGAGATGGATGGACAAGCGGGCCGTACGATGCGGAAATTCGCGACGGGAAACTATATGCCCGCGGCGTACTTGATGATAAGGGGCCGACAATGGCTGCCTATTATGCAATGAAAATAATCAAGGAACTTGGCCTGCCTTTGAAAAAACGGGTACGGATGATCCTCGGGACCGATGAAGAAAGCGATTGGCGCTGTGTTTCCCGTTATTTTGAAACCGAAGAAATGCCGGGGATGGGTTTTGCGCCCGATGCTGATTTTCCAATAATCTACGCTGAAAAAGGCATTTCCGATTTTGATCTTGTTCAAACCCTCTCCAGGGAGGAAGCAGAAGACGCTCCCCAAGTTGAAGTACTGGAATTCCAGGCAGGGCTTCGCTATAACATGGTGCCTGACTTTGCTAGAGCTTCCCTTCATGTACATAATGGGGATACGGAAATTATGCAAAGGTTTATCGAGTTCATGGACCAGCATGGCCTTGGAAGGGAGCTCCATGTAGATGCAGGAACAGTTGTGTTGGAAGTCAAAGGTGTGTCTGTGCATGGCATGGAACCGGAAAACGGAAAAAATGCGGGTTTGTTTTTAGCTGAGTTCCTTTCGAGTCTAACTATTGATTCGCAGGCTAAAAAGTATTTTACCTTTGTTTCGGATTATTTTTATAAAGACTCACGAGGGAAAAATCTTGGAATTGCCTATAGTGATGACATTACCGGCGACATGACAATTAATGTGGGAAAACTCTCGTATACAAAGGAAAAAGCAGGTATGCTTGGTTTGAATCTCCGCTATCCTGTAACCGCAGCTATGGGTGAGATTAAAACAAAGCTGGAGTCTTTGGTGATGGAACGTGGGTTTGAAATATCCAATTTCACTGACTCCAAGCCGCATCATGTCGATGAAAATGACTTCCTGATTCAAACCTTGAAAAAGGTGTATGAGGAGCAGACAGGAGAACCTGCAGAGTTGATTGCAATCGGCGGGGGTACCTATGCAAGATCCCTTAAATCGGGCGTGGCGTTTGGCCCTCTGTTTCCAGGAAGGCCTGATGTTGCACATCAAAAAGATGAATATATGTTTATTGAGGACCTATTGAAAGCCGCAGCCCTTTATGCGCAGGCGATATGGGAGCTTGCAAAAGAAGAGTAA
- the dat gene encoding D-amino-acid transaminase, whose product MEFVVLNGDIISRDKASIDVEDRGYQFGDGVYEVIRVYNGTMFTAMEHLERLEASAKKIGISLGWTIQELESRFKELIDKNQLTTGIVYLQVTRGISPRNHVFPPAGTAQTLVAYTRKADRPLQTITNGAAAIVEEDLRWLRCDIKSLNLLGNILAKQKAADAGCYEAILHRNGTVTEGSSSNIFIVESGTIYTHSANNLILNGITRQTLAKLCQREGIPFVEKEFTVEDLNNADEVILASTTSELTPIVKIDGKPVGNGEPGPVTRKVQTLFEQEIEKQCGSIAVKQ is encoded by the coding sequence ATGGAATTCGTAGTGTTGAATGGGGACATCATCTCGCGGGATAAGGCGTCTATTGATGTGGAGGACCGAGGATATCAATTTGGTGATGGTGTGTATGAGGTTATTCGGGTTTATAACGGAACTATGTTCACGGCAATGGAGCATCTTGAAAGGCTGGAAGCTAGTGCTAAGAAAATCGGCATTAGCCTAGGCTGGACCATTCAAGAACTTGAATCGAGGTTCAAAGAATTGATTGATAAAAACCAGTTAACTACTGGGATTGTCTACCTTCAGGTAACCAGGGGCATATCGCCGCGAAATCACGTGTTTCCGCCTGCAGGAACGGCTCAGACACTAGTAGCCTACACAAGAAAGGCAGATCGTCCGCTCCAAACGATTACGAATGGAGCAGCAGCAATTGTGGAAGAGGATCTCCGGTGGCTGCGCTGCGATATAAAGAGCTTAAATCTTCTAGGTAACATCTTGGCCAAACAAAAAGCCGCGGATGCTGGCTGCTATGAAGCCATCCTCCATCGGAATGGAACGGTTACTGAAGGAAGTTCCTCAAACATTTTTATTGTTGAAAGTGGAACAATCTACACCCACTCAGCTAATAACCTTATCCTTAATGGAATAACGAGACAAACTCTCGCAAAGCTCTGTCAGAGGGAAGGAATTCCTTTTGTTGAAAAGGAATTTACGGTTGAAGATTTAAACAATGCCGACGAAGTCATTCTTGCCAGCACTACTTCAGAACTCACCCCTATTGTAAAAATAGATGGTAAACCTGTGGGAAATGGTGAGCCGGGACCTGTGACAAGAAAGGTTCAGACGCTTTTTGAACAGGAAATTGAAAAGCAGTGCGGCAGCATCGCTGTAAAGCAGTAA
- the thpR gene encoding RNA 2',3'-cyclic phosphodiesterase yields MSHYFFAAKIPSDTKVKMKEEMEKLKASYPFRRWVHHEDLHITLAFLGHAPEDKLEEAKALVKESIQDFEAFNMSVAGLGTFGRKDQPRIFWAGVSKSDELSILRDRVFQACEKAGFPLETRPFSPHITLARNWEGKAPFQKQEETLSFNNYEFLLDEVVLYRTNMAKNPKYEAVEIYHLK; encoded by the coding sequence ATGAGCCATTATTTTTTTGCTGCGAAAATTCCTTCAGACACAAAAGTAAAAATGAAGGAAGAGATGGAGAAATTGAAAGCTTCGTATCCGTTCAGGCGCTGGGTTCATCATGAAGATTTGCATATTACACTTGCATTTTTGGGACATGCTCCCGAGGATAAACTGGAGGAAGCAAAAGCGCTTGTAAAGGAATCTATTCAGGATTTTGAAGCGTTCAATATGTCAGTGGCGGGCCTGGGAACCTTTGGCCGTAAAGACCAGCCTAGAATCTTCTGGGCCGGTGTTTCAAAAAGTGATGAATTAAGTATATTGCGTGACCGAGTCTTTCAAGCTTGTGAGAAGGCAGGATTTCCTCTGGAGACAAGGCCGTTTTCCCCGCATATAACACTAGCCCGGAATTGGGAAGGAAAAGCTCCTTTTCAAAAGCAAGAGGAGACGCTGTCATTTAACAACTATGAATTTTTGCTAGACGAAGTGGTGTTGTATCGAACCAATATGGCAAAAAATCCAAAATATGAAGCGGTTGAAATCTATCATTTAAAATAA
- a CDS encoding diacylglycerol/lipid kinase family protein: MKKYYFIVNPKAGNGKCLKKWVAIEGSLKSQSIPYEVYFSKRPGHAVELARNVAAKVRDENISIIAVGGDGTAHEVLNGIGSSAPFSFGFIPGGSGNDFSRGFSLPREPLAALNDLLETNCEPSDTVDGGNLSLNGNQARLFINNMGGGFDALVSKKANETSMKALFNRFSLGRLVYVYILLKELFSYKPGTIELTIDGNRHIYEQTWFVTISNQPYYGGGMIISPTAMASDGMLDITVVTRLSRLKLLLVFMSVFWGKHIYFNEVHTFQGKKISISSTAEIDFHADGEYIGKANYGSATVLPGAFKILSNRRTLKE, translated from the coding sequence ATGAAAAAGTATTATTTTATCGTAAACCCGAAGGCTGGAAATGGGAAATGCCTTAAGAAATGGGTAGCAATCGAAGGCAGCTTGAAGAGCCAATCAATCCCCTATGAGGTTTATTTTAGTAAAAGGCCTGGCCATGCAGTGGAACTGGCAAGGAACGTTGCAGCCAAGGTGAGGGATGAGAATATATCGATTATAGCGGTTGGCGGCGACGGGACTGCTCACGAAGTCCTAAATGGGATTGGCAGCAGCGCTCCTTTTTCGTTTGGTTTTATTCCAGGTGGATCAGGAAATGACTTTTCACGCGGATTTTCCTTGCCTCGTGAGCCCTTGGCGGCATTGAATGATTTGCTTGAAACGAATTGCGAACCTTCAGATACAGTTGATGGTGGTAATTTGTCATTAAACGGAAACCAGGCACGCCTGTTTATTAATAATATGGGCGGAGGGTTTGATGCGCTCGTTTCAAAAAAAGCGAATGAGACAAGCATGAAAGCATTGTTCAACCGTTTTTCGCTAGGCAGGCTTGTGTATGTATATATCCTTTTAAAGGAGCTATTTTCCTATAAGCCTGGAACAATTGAATTAACGATTGACGGAAATAGGCATATATATGAACAAACGTGGTTTGTTACTATTTCGAACCAGCCTTATTATGGCGGCGGGATGATTATATCGCCAACAGCAATGGCCAGTGATGGCATGCTCGATATCACGGTGGTGACCCGCCTTTCCAGACTTAAGCTGTTGTTAGTGTTTATGAGCGTATTCTGGGGGAAACATATATACTTTAATGAAGTACATACTTTTCAGGGCAAGAAAATTTCAATCTCATCAACTGCAGAAATTGATTTTCATGCAGATGGAGAATATATTGGAAAAGCCAATTATGGGAGTGCAACGGTATTACCCGGAGCATTCAAAATCCTGTCCAATCGCAGAACTTTAAAAGAATAG
- the pulA gene encoding type I pullulanase, producing MASVKRDFNAYLDAMNEITILLPLSYREAASASFTLSNGTTDIPLELVDITDVEDGLKLSCRFQGEFEFGTEYFLSGMNGIEADVEIRAVVRTTDFDEIFFYQGEDLGAICKDGYTTFKLWAPTAIQVKVKLFPPGGKFFELVKLSRGEKGVWSAELARDLEFYRYTFMVLVNHEWREAVDPYSVAASANTTHSVVAKLENTRVQPVQLPPFTHPVDAIIYETHIRDFTIHPDSGVSHKGLYIGAAETDANGADGKAAGLSYVKELGVTHVEFLPFNDFAGINELERTEYNWGYNPLLFNVPEGSYSTDPSDPYKRIVELKQMIEGFHSEGLRVIMDVVYNHVYIREQSPFEKIVPGYFFRFHSDGQPSDGTGVGNDIASERLMARKFIHDSVRYWVKEYNIDGIRMDLMGILDVETVNGIREICDSLKPSMIIIGEGWELNTPLPSSEKAAMRNQNLMPSIGQFNDQFRDSIKGSTFNLYERGYALGNGTYTDRAKEALAGSIGLFTDGKGVFNEPVQSVNYVEAHDNHTLWDKLEACLDNSGDLLKMKCHKLATSLVLLAQGVPFLHSGQEFFRTKGGIGNSYKEPDEVNQLDWERKIRHSENVRYIKGLIEIRKQLECFRYRSAEDIRINLKDLGLQHPLIGFHFNSGVDQEEIILIVNPTVYIHHITLPDGEWDVLADDLHAAIQPLRTITRDETAVLEPVSIMVLVKK from the coding sequence ATGGCTTCCGTTAAGCGAGACTTTAATGCATACCTTGATGCAATGAATGAAATCACTATTTTGCTTCCTCTCTCCTATCGGGAAGCAGCTTCCGCTTCATTCACATTATCAAATGGAACAACTGATATTCCCCTCGAATTAGTTGATATCACGGATGTAGAGGATGGTTTAAAATTATCCTGCAGATTCCAGGGAGAATTTGAATTTGGGACGGAGTATTTTTTATCAGGAATGAACGGCATAGAAGCGGACGTGGAAATTCGCGCTGTAGTTCGTACGACTGATTTCGATGAGATTTTTTTTTATCAGGGTGAAGATTTGGGGGCAATTTGTAAGGATGGCTATACAACCTTTAAACTATGGGCCCCGACTGCTATTCAAGTAAAAGTAAAACTTTTCCCGCCAGGAGGGAAGTTTTTTGAGCTTGTGAAGCTGTCCAGGGGAGAAAAGGGGGTATGGTCAGCAGAATTGGCGCGAGACCTTGAATTTTACCGTTACACTTTTATGGTTCTTGTAAACCATGAATGGAGGGAAGCGGTGGACCCCTATTCAGTAGCAGCTTCTGCGAACACAACTCATAGTGTTGTCGCCAAGCTTGAAAATACTAGAGTTCAGCCAGTCCAACTTCCACCTTTCACTCATCCTGTGGATGCGATTATATATGAAACGCATATCCGTGATTTTACAATCCATCCTGATAGCGGAGTCAGCCACAAAGGCCTCTATATCGGGGCAGCAGAGACGGATGCGAACGGTGCTGACGGAAAGGCTGCGGGATTGTCATATGTGAAAGAACTTGGCGTGACACATGTTGAGTTCCTGCCATTCAATGATTTTGCGGGCATTAATGAATTGGAAAGAACGGAATATAATTGGGGCTACAACCCGCTCCTTTTTAACGTTCCAGAGGGCAGTTATTCAACAGACCCATCCGATCCATATAAACGAATCGTTGAATTGAAGCAGATGATTGAGGGATTTCATTCCGAGGGCTTAAGAGTCATTATGGATGTAGTCTATAATCATGTTTATATTAGGGAACAATCTCCTTTTGAAAAAATTGTCCCGGGATACTTCTTCCGGTTTCATTCAGATGGGCAGCCTTCGGATGGCACGGGTGTAGGCAATGATATTGCTTCTGAAAGGCTAATGGCACGAAAATTCATTCATGACTCTGTCCGATATTGGGTGAAGGAATACAACATTGACGGGATAAGAATGGATTTGATGGGCATCCTCGATGTTGAAACGGTAAATGGAATCCGAGAGATTTGCGACAGTCTAAAGCCAAGTATGATTATTATTGGAGAGGGTTGGGAATTGAACACTCCGCTTCCTTCATCTGAAAAGGCAGCTATGCGGAATCAGAATTTGATGCCGTCCATCGGCCAATTCAATGACCAGTTCCGTGACTCCATCAAGGGAAGTACATTTAATCTTTATGAACGCGGCTATGCCCTGGGGAATGGAACCTATACTGATCGAGCAAAGGAAGCTCTTGCTGGAAGCATTGGCCTATTTACGGATGGCAAAGGGGTATTCAATGAGCCAGTACAGTCAGTTAATTATGTTGAGGCGCATGATAACCATACTCTTTGGGATAAGCTGGAAGCTTGCCTGGACAATTCAGGTGATTTATTAAAAATGAAATGCCATAAACTTGCAACTAGTCTTGTACTGCTTGCGCAGGGAGTTCCTTTTCTTCACAGTGGCCAGGAATTTTTCAGGACAAAGGGAGGAATAGGCAATAGCTATAAAGAACCTGATGAGGTAAATCAATTAGACTGGGAACGAAAAATTAGGCATTCGGAAAATGTTCGCTATATTAAGGGATTAATTGAAATTAGAAAACAGCTCGAATGTTTCCGATATAGAAGTGCCGAGGATATTAGGATTAATTTAAAGGATTTGGGTCTGCAGCATCCGCTAATCGGCTTCCACTTTAATTCGGGGGTTGATCAAGAGGAGATAATCCTTATTGTGAATCCAACCGTATATATCCACCATATTACGCTTCCTGACGGTGAATGGGATGTGCTTGCAGATGATCTTCATGCAGCAATTCAGCCCCTAAGGACGATTACACGTGACGAAACAGCCGTCCTGGAACCGGTCAGTATAATGGTTTTAGTCAAAAAATAA
- a CDS encoding phosphotransferase family protein: MEYILGNEWEIVPAGGATGKAFYAEYKEQKLFLKRNSSPFLAVLSAEGIVPKLVWTKRLETGDVITAQQWKNGRELEPEEMGQESVAKLLKKIHSSEPLLSMLIRLGKKPVVPQNMLDSLIKSLDPDIAQHPVVKEGLRFLKNEIGNVQYSHHVVCHSDVNHNNWLLGEDSQLYLIDWDGATVGDPAIDLGMLLYWYVPEKDWLSWLSRYGMPLTSNLELRMKWYVTGQAISTVQWCKDKNQDGEMNKWLGFLARLLKLA, encoded by the coding sequence TTGGAATATATATTAGGGAATGAATGGGAAATAGTCCCGGCCGGGGGCGCCACAGGCAAAGCCTTTTATGCAGAGTATAAGGAACAGAAGCTTTTTCTGAAACGCAATTCATCGCCTTTTTTGGCGGTGCTTTCTGCAGAGGGAATTGTTCCAAAGCTTGTATGGACAAAAAGGCTTGAAACTGGCGATGTTATTACTGCCCAGCAATGGAAGAATGGCAGGGAATTGGAACCGGAAGAAATGGGCCAGGAAAGTGTCGCAAAGCTGCTCAAAAAGATTCATAGCTCTGAGCCGCTGCTTTCGATGCTTATTCGGCTGGGAAAAAAACCAGTAGTTCCACAAAATATGCTAGATAGCCTTATTAAAAGCCTTGACCCCGATATTGCCCAGCACCCTGTGGTCAAGGAAGGCCTGCGTTTTTTGAAAAACGAAATTGGAAATGTTCAATATTCTCACCATGTTGTTTGCCATAGTGATGTTAATCATAATAACTGGCTGCTAGGTGAAGACAGCCAGTTATACCTGATTGATTGGGACGGAGCGACAGTTGGGGATCCGGCAATTGATTTGGGAATGCTTTTATACTGGTATGTTCCCGAGAAAGATTGGCTTTCCTGGCTTAGCCGTTATGGAATGCCTTTGACTTCAAACCTGGAGCTGCGTATGAAATGGTATGTTACAGGCCAGGCTATTTCGACAGTTCAATGGTGTAAGGACAAAAACCAGGATGGCGAGATGAATAAATGGCTGGGATTTCTGGCCAGGTTATTAAAGTTGGCCTGA
- a CDS encoding YtzH-like family protein codes for MPLNSQDQAAVLKDILSNHQTDCCGSVAECEQVERLVKSLMAHTGINKNVKGILQDIYEYGQHGAQSTDLDNHIQAHQGQLSNWVSDIDQFSGQL; via the coding sequence ATGCCATTAAACAGCCAGGATCAGGCTGCTGTCCTTAAGGATATCCTAAGCAACCATCAAACCGATTGCTGTGGTTCTGTCGCAGAGTGCGAACAAGTTGAACGCCTGGTAAAGTCACTTATGGCCCACACTGGCATAAACAAAAATGTAAAAGGCATCTTACAGGATATATATGAATATGGCCAGCATGGAGCCCAAAGCACGGACCTGGATAATCATATTCAAGCCCATCAAGGTCAGCTTTCAAACTGGGTAAGTGATATCGACCAGTTTTCAGGCCAACTTTAA
- the trmB gene encoding tRNA (guanosine(46)-N7)-methyltransferase TrmB codes for MRFRNKPWAGEKIRQYPQYVISSPEQHKGKWNEVFGNENPLHIEVGTGKGRFITGMAAANPDINYLGIELHEGVIVTALDRIIEAELPNVKLLNVDAAELLSIFAKGDVSRLYLNFSDPWPKTRHAKRRLTYKSFLALYEEILIDGGEIHFKTDNQGLFEYSLVSFSEYGMLLKYVSLDLHNSNFAGNIMTEYEEKFSGKGSRIYRCEVQYRN; via the coding sequence ATGAGATTTCGTAATAAACCATGGGCCGGCGAAAAAATTCGGCAGTACCCTCAATATGTTATTTCATCCCCTGAGCAGCATAAGGGGAAATGGAATGAAGTGTTTGGAAATGAGAACCCTCTCCATATTGAAGTCGGTACAGGGAAAGGAAGATTTATTACCGGCATGGCTGCTGCCAATCCCGACATTAATTACCTTGGTATTGAACTGCACGAGGGAGTTATTGTGACTGCATTGGACCGGATTATTGAGGCGGAGCTTCCAAATGTAAAGCTTCTCAACGTGGATGCGGCTGAACTTCTGTCCATTTTTGCAAAGGGAGACGTTAGCAGGTTATATCTTAACTTTTCGGACCCATGGCCAAAGACACGTCATGCAAAAAGGCGTCTTACTTATAAAAGCTTTCTAGCATTATACGAGGAAATACTAATTGATGGCGGAGAAATTCATTTTAAGACGGATAATCAGGGTCTTTTTGAATATTCTTTAGTGAGCTTTTCAGAGTATGGCATGCTTTTGAAATATGTAAGCCTTGATTTACACAACAGCAATTTTGCTGGAAACATCATGACTGAGTATGAAGAGAAATTTTCCGGTAAGGGCAGCCGGATCTATCGATGCGAAGTTCAATATAGAAATTGA